CAATCCTCGGCTCGGGGCGAGGTGAAGGGATGGTGGACCGCCGCCGGCCGGGCCTCCTTCTCGTCGTACTCGAACATCGGGAAATCGTAGATCCAGACGAAGGCCAATTGCTTCTCGTCGATCAAGCCCAGCTTGGCGCCGAGGTGCTCGCGGAGGTTGCCCAGCGCGTCGTTGACCACCTTGGGCTTGTCGGCGACGAACATGACCAGGTCGCCGATCTGCATGTCGAGCTGCTTCCGGAGCGCTTCTTTCTCGGCTTCGCTGAAGAACTTCACGATCGGCGATTGCCATTCGGTCTCCAGGACCTTGATCCAGGCCAATCCCTTGGCACCGTAGATGCCGACGAATTTGGTCAGCTCGTCGATCTCGCTCCGCGACAGGTCGGCCTTGCCCTTGGCATTGATCGCCTTGATCATGCCGCCCTTGTTCACGGTGTCGGCGAAAACCTTAAAAGAGGTTCCCTTGAAGATCTCGCCGACGTCCTGCAGTTCCAAGCCGAAGCGCATATCCGGCGCATCGAGGCCGAAGCGGGCCATCGACTCGTCGTAGGAGAGCCGCGGAATCGGCATCGGCACGTCGACGCCCAGCCCTTCCTTCCACATCGCCTTCACCAAGCCTTCCATCGTTTGGATCACGTCCTCTTGGTTGACGTAGCTCATCTCGATGTCGATCTGGGTGAACTCGGGCTGGCGGTCGGCCCGGAGATCCTCGTCCCGGAAACAGCGGGCGATCTGGAAGTAGCGCTCCATCCCCGACATCATCAGCAATTGCTTGAAGAGCTGGGGCGACTGGGGCAGCGCGTAGAACTGGCCGTGGTGAATCCGCGAGGGCACCAAAAAGTCGCGGGCCCCCTCGGGCGTGCTCTTGGTCAGGAAGGGCGTCTCGATCTCGAGGAAGCCGTTGTCCGAAAGGTAATTGCGGGCCGCCATGGCGACCTTGTGCCGGAGTTGAAAATTGCGCTGCATCGGGGCCCGGCGCAAATCCAAGTAACGGTATTGGAGGCGAAGCTCCTCGCTGACCTCGACCTGATCTTCGATTTGGAAGGGCAGCGGCTTCGAAGGATTGAAAACTTCGAATTCCTCGGCCAAGACCTCGATCTCGCCGGTGTGGAGCTTGGGGTTGGCCATGCCTTCGGGCCGGCGAGCGACCTTGCCGCGAACGCCGAGGCAATACTCGGAGCGGAGATGATGGGCCAACTCGTGAACCTTGGAATTGGTCTCCGGATTGAAAACCACCTGGGTCACGCCGTTGCGATCGCGCAAATCGACGAAGAGGACGCCGCCGTGGTCGCGGCGCACCGCCACCCAGCCGAAGAGGACGACCTCCTGCCCGAGGTTGGCAGCGGTCAGAGCGTTGCAGTGATGGGTGCGCTTCAAATCGTGGATAAATCGCGACATGTTGGGGATTTATGCCGCCCTCCGGGGCGGGTCAAGGGGAAAGGATTTGGCCGTTGACCCCTCCCGAAGCCCTGTGTTACCGCCTTTTCCTCATTTCGCCGCAAGGTCCGGCTTGGCCGGATCGTGCAGCAAATTCGCAGAATTTGCGATTGCAATAGGAGTATTTATGGCCACGGTTTACTACGACAAAGACGCCAGCCTAGCCCCGCTGCAGGGCAAAAACATCGTGATCTTCGGTTTCGGCTCTCAGGGCCATGCCCATGCGGTCAATTTGAAGGACAGCGGCCTCAACGTCCGGGTTTCGCTCCGCGCCGGCAGCGCCGGCATCGAGAAGGCCAAGAACTACGGCCTCGAAGTCTTCACCGACAACAGCGAGGCCGCCAAGTGGGCCGACGTGGCCATGATCGTCGTGCCCGACGAGTCCCAGAAAGAGCTCTACGACAAGCACCTCAAGGACAACCTCAAGAAGGGCGCCGCCCTCTTCTTCGCCCACGGCTTCAACATCCATTTCAAGCGGATCGTCCCCCGCCCCGACCTCGACGTGATCCTGATCGCGCCCAAGGGCCCCGGCCACCTGGTCCGCGATCAATATAAAGAAGGCAAGGGCGTCCCCTGCCTCATCGCGGTCGAGCAGAACGCCACCGGCAAGGCCAAAGACATCGGCTTGGCCTACGCCATGGGCATCGGCGGCACCCGAGCCGGCGTCATCGAGACGACTTTCAAGGAAGAGTGCGAAACCGATCTCTTCGGCGAGCAGGTCGTGCTCTGCGGCGGTCTCACCGCCCTGATCCAGAACGGCTTCGAGACCCTGATCAATGCCGGCTACCAGCCGGAGGTCGCCTATTTCGAATGCCTCCACGAGGTGAAGCTGATCGTCGACCTGATCTACGCCGGCGGCATCGCCAACATGCGCTATTCGATCTCCGACACCGCCGAGTACGGCGACCTGACCCGCGGCCCCCGCATCATCGACAGCAAGGCTCGCCACGAGATGGAGAAGATCCTGGGCGAGATCCAATCCGGCGCCTTCGCCAAGGAGTACATCGAGGAGAAGGAAAAGGGCGCGCCCAACATGAACGTCCTCCGCAAGAAGGGCGAGAACCACCCGATCGAGCAGGTCGGCGCCAAGCTTCGGGGCATGATGCCCTGGCTCGGCGGCGGCATCGACCGCAGCAAGCGCTAATCTTCATCGGAATAAAATCCAGCGATCGACTTCACCAAGGATGCGATCGGCACGCTCCAAACTCCGCCTTGGTTTTCACGCCAGGCTTCGTAACCCTTGTTGTAGGCCACCGGGGCGAAGGCGGCTTTGTCTTCGGCGATCAAGGCTTGCTCGAAGCTCACCAGCGAAACCGGAAAATGCATGATCTCGGTCACGACCCCATCGGGATGGCGCGGGGCCGGAAGTCGGAGCCCTTCGACCGAAATATGGATGATCCAGCCGCAGGCCCCGTCCTTTTCGGCGCCCAAGACCACCAAACGGGAATCCTCCTGCCCCGGCGGAGCCTTGTATTTCCAGCGTTCGCCGGAGCGGTAAACCGGATGGGACGGAATCTGGGAAGACATGGGAAATCCTTTCGTCGGAATTTCCCTTCCTGAAAAGCAAAGTCCTTGCCAATCCCAATAGCCTTGTCCCTGTAATCCTGAGGCCACGAAGGGGCCGAAGGATCCTTACCACCCAAGGCAGTCGCAGATCCTTCGCTAGCGCTCAGGATGACAGTTGAATAGAATATCCACACCATGATGCGCGAACCCGCCGTTGCTGGGACCTTCTACCCGGCCAATCCCTCGCGATTGCGCCAAGAGGTCGAGCATTACCTCCAGCCTGCGGCCGCCAAGACGGAGGCTATCGGCGTCGTTTCACCCCACGCCGGCTACATGTACTCGGGCCAGGTCGCCGGCGCGGTCCTCTCGCGGATCGAGATCCCGGACAAGCTGATCGTCCTCTGCCCCAATCACACCGGCCATGGAGCTTACGCCGCCATCAACCAATACGGCTCCTGGCTGACACCGCTCGGTGAGGCGCCGATCGACGCCCATCTCGCCCGCCGGCTGGTCGAGCTAGTTCCCTGGCTGGAAGAGGACTCAGCCGCCCACCGCCGGGAGCACGCGCTGGAGGTGCAGCTTCCCTTTCTCCAAGTCGCCCATCCCGGCTTCAGCTTCGTGCCGCTCTGTCTTTCCCATTTCCGCCTCGGCGAATGCTTGAGCTTGGGCGAGGGGCTGGCCCAGGCGATCGGCGAGAGCGAGGAGAAGATCTTGATCGTGGCCTCCAGCGACATGAACCACTATGAGTCCCAGGAGCGGACCCTGCTCAAGGACCAACAGGCCATCGACGCCGTCCTTTCGCTCGACCCGGAGCGGCTCTACCGGACCGTCCACGAGGAGCGTATTTCGATGTGCGGGATCATCCCCGCCACTTGCATGCTGGCCGCGGCCAAGAAGCTGGGGGCCACCCGGGCCGAATTGGTCAAACACGCCACCAGCGGCGACGTGACCGGCGATTACTCCGGCGTCGTCGGCTATGCCGGCATCGTCGTGAGCTAGCCAATTTCACCTTGCCGGGGCCGGGAGCCCTAAGTTAGTCCCATCCGATGAACCGTTACCGCTTCGCCCCCTCGCCCACCGGCCACCTCCACATCGGCGGCGCCCGGACCGCGCTTTACAATTACTTGATGGCCAAGAAGACCGGCGGGAAATTCATTCTCCGGATCGAGGACACCGACGTCGAACGGAGCACCGAGGAGTACATCCAATCGATCTTGCAGGCGATGGATTGGCTGGGCCTGAGTTACGACGAGGGGCCCTATTTCCAGATGCAGCGCAGCGACATCCACCAAGCTCACCTCAAGCGGCTGCTCGACGAGGGCAAGGCCTACCGCTGCTTCTGCCCGCCGGAGCTGATCGAGGAGAAGCGCCAGGCCGCGATGAAGGAAGGCCGCAAGCCCAAGTACGACGGAACTTGCCGGCCGATTCCGCCCGAGGTCGCGGCCCAGGATGGCCGGCCCCACTGCATCCGCTTCCGCTCCGAGGACGAGGGCAAGACCGTGGTCGAGGATCTGATCAAGGGCCGGGTCGAATTCGAGAACTCCGAGCTCGACGACCTGATCATCGCCCGGACCGACGGCACCCCGACTTATAACTTCGTCGTGGTCGTCGACGACGTGACGATGGAGATCACCCATGTCTTCCGGGGCGACGACCACCTCAACAACACGCCGCGCCAGATCCAGCTCTACCGGGCCTTCAACTATCCGACGCCGGCC
This window of the bacterium genome carries:
- the aspS gene encoding aspartate--tRNA ligase; the encoded protein is MSRFIHDLKRTHHCNALTAANLGQEVVLFGWVAVRRDHGGVLFVDLRDRNGVTQVVFNPETNSKVHELAHHLRSEYCLGVRGKVARRPEGMANPKLHTGEIEVLAEEFEVFNPSKPLPFQIEDQVEVSEELRLQYRYLDLRRAPMQRNFQLRHKVAMAARNYLSDNGFLEIETPFLTKSTPEGARDFLVPSRIHHGQFYALPQSPQLFKQLLMMSGMERYFQIARCFRDEDLRADRQPEFTQIDIEMSYVNQEDVIQTMEGLVKAMWKEGLGVDVPMPIPRLSYDESMARFGLDAPDMRFGLELQDVGEIFKGTSFKVFADTVNKGGMIKAINAKGKADLSRSEIDELTKFVGIYGAKGLAWIKVLETEWQSPIVKFFSEAEKEALRKQLDMQIGDLVMFVADKPKVVNDALGNLREHLGAKLGLIDEKQLAFVWIYDFPMFEYDEKEARPAAVHHPFTSPRAEDWDSLATDPYKARTQAYDLVLNGHEIGGGSIRIHDPKRQAQIFDILKIDLEEAKKKFGFLLEALEYGAPPHGGIAFGLDRLIMIMTGAPSIRDVIAFPKTQKGTCPLSEAPSHVSATQLLELGIRVEAKK
- the ilvC gene encoding ketol-acid reductoisomerase, with product MATVYYDKDASLAPLQGKNIVIFGFGSQGHAHAVNLKDSGLNVRVSLRAGSAGIEKAKNYGLEVFTDNSEAAKWADVAMIVVPDESQKELYDKHLKDNLKKGAALFFAHGFNIHFKRIVPRPDLDVILIAPKGPGHLVRDQYKEGKGVPCLIAVEQNATGKAKDIGLAYAMGIGGTRAGVIETTFKEECETDLFGEQVVLCGGLTALIQNGFETLINAGYQPEVAYFECLHEVKLIVDLIYAGGIANMRYSISDTAEYGDLTRGPRIIDSKARHEMEKILGEIQSGAFAKEYIEEKEKGAPNMNVLRKKGENHPIEQVGAKLRGMMPWLGGGIDRSKR
- the amrB gene encoding AmmeMemoRadiSam system protein B, whose protein sequence is MMREPAVAGTFYPANPSRLRQEVEHYLQPAAAKTEAIGVVSPHAGYMYSGQVAGAVLSRIEIPDKLIVLCPNHTGHGAYAAINQYGSWLTPLGEAPIDAHLARRLVELVPWLEEDSAAHRREHALEVQLPFLQVAHPGFSFVPLCLSHFRLGECLSLGEGLAQAIGESEEKILIVASSDMNHYESQERTLLKDQQAIDAVLSLDPERLYRTVHEERISMCGIIPATCMLAAAKKLGATRAELVKHATSGDVTGDYSGVVGYAGIVVS